A single genomic interval of Nonomuraea rubra harbors:
- a CDS encoding DUF4389 domain-containing protein — MKWFLAIPHYVVLSLLWIAFGVLTVVAFFAILFTGRYPRALFDFNLGVLRWTWRVAYYTYGALGTDRYPPFTLGAAPDYPATLEIDYPERLSRGLVLVKWWLLAIPHYLIVGLFTSGSIISWNNSLPDGGGVLYTLDWGGLIGLLVLIAALSLLFTGRYPHGVYDLVLGMNRWAFRVAAYATLMTDAYPPFRLEQGGHELPRLEPPPASAHTPARHGATSIVALATGAVLAFAGLATAATGTGAALLGQARDADGFISTGPQRVATSTYALTSEQITIAGQGVSFLRDGVGRVRISASGTRTPLFLGIARQDDVTAYLSNVTHERVTPEGIGGAYDRYPGAATPAPPSSQTFWAATGTSTLTWDVQPGKWTVVVMNANGTPAVAADLRVAATLPWLGGLTAGLFIATAVLLLAGTALILVGIRLATVPTSAPAHATPTR, encoded by the coding sequence TCGCGATCCTGTTCACCGGCCGATACCCGCGCGCGCTGTTCGACTTCAACCTGGGCGTGCTGCGCTGGACCTGGCGGGTCGCCTACTACACCTACGGCGCCCTGGGCACCGACCGCTACCCGCCCTTCACGCTCGGCGCGGCCCCGGACTACCCGGCCACCTTGGAGATCGACTACCCGGAACGACTCTCCCGCGGCCTCGTCCTGGTCAAATGGTGGCTGCTGGCCATCCCCCACTACCTCATCGTGGGCCTGTTCACCAGCGGCAGCATCATCTCCTGGAACAACAGCCTGCCGGACGGCGGCGGCGTCCTCTACACCCTCGACTGGGGCGGTCTCATCGGCCTGCTGGTCCTCATCGCCGCGCTGTCGCTGCTGTTCACCGGCCGCTACCCGCACGGCGTGTACGACCTCGTGCTCGGGATGAACCGGTGGGCGTTCAGAGTCGCGGCGTACGCCACGCTCATGACCGACGCCTACCCGCCGTTCCGTCTCGAACAGGGCGGCCATGAGCTGCCGCGGCTTGAACCGCCGCCCGCCTCGGCGCACACCCCGGCGCGGCACGGCGCCACCTCCATCGTGGCTCTCGCCACCGGCGCCGTCCTCGCCTTCGCCGGGCTCGCCACCGCGGCCACCGGCACCGGCGCCGCCCTGCTCGGCCAGGCTCGCGACGCCGACGGTTTCATCAGCACCGGCCCTCAGCGGGTGGCCACCTCCACCTACGCCCTCACCAGCGAGCAGATCACCATCGCCGGGCAGGGCGTGTCCTTCCTGCGCGACGGCGTGGGCCGCGTCCGCATCAGCGCATCCGGCACCCGCACCCCGCTCTTCCTCGGCATCGCCCGCCAGGACGACGTCACCGCCTATCTGAGCAACGTCACCCACGAACGGGTCACCCCGGAAGGCATCGGTGGCGCCTACGACCGGTATCCGGGGGCGGCCACACCGGCTCCGCCCTCGTCCCAGACCTTCTGGGCGGCCACCGGCACCAGTACCTTGACCTGGGACGTCCAGCCCGGTAAGTGGACCGTCGTCGTCATGAACGCCAACGGCACCCCGGCTGTGGCAGCCGACCTGCGGGTGGCCGCCACCCTTCCCTGGCTGGGAGGGCTGACGGCCGGGCTCTTCATCGCCACGGCGGTCCTGCTGCTCGCCGGCACAGCGCTCATCCTGGTCGGCATCCGCCTGGCCACCGTCCCGACGTCAGCACCCGCACACGCCACGCCGACGCGTTGA